The Deltaproteobacteria bacterium genomic interval AGCACATAACCCAGACGATAAGGCATAGTTTGACACCACGCAAAAGAAGCCTTGAAAGCGTAAAGCATATGTCATACAATAATTCAAAACAAATTGAGGTAAACATCATGGCACGAACAGCAATGATCAACGCCCGGACGGAAAGAGAGCTGAAAGAAGAGGTGGAGAAAATCCTGAAGTCACTGGGACTGTCCACAACAGAAGCGATCAATATTTTCTTTCGTCAGGTAAAATTAAGGCGAGGTTTGCCCTTCCCCGTGGAAATCCCGAATGACGAGACGATTACCGTATTCCGGGACAGCGAGTCCGGCAAGGGTCTTACGGAATGTAAAGACGCCGATGATATGTTTAAGAAACTGGGTGTCTGATGCGGACGCCCGTTTCCAAAGAAATAATTGAGTTAGTTGAACGCTTTGACCTTCATCGTGAATCTTACCATTCGGGCAGATATAACGAAACGCAACTGCGCCGGGAATTTATCGATCCGTTCTTCAAGGCTCTGGGGTGGGATGTAGACAACACTGTCGGTCACGCTGAGGCATACAAAGATGTCATCCATGAGGATGCCATCAAGGTCGGAGGCGCCACGAAAGCCCCGGATTACTGCTTCCGCATCGGAGGTACGCGAAAATTTTTCGTGGAAGCAAAAAAACCATCCGTGAATATTGCCGAAGAAATCGGTCCTGCTTATCAACTGCGTCGGTACGCCTGGTCCGCAAAGCTTCCCCTTTCCATCCTGACCGATTTCGAGGAATTTGTTGTCTATGACTGCCGGATCAAACCGGATAAGAACGACAAGGCATCCACCGCACGTATAATGTACCTCAATGATCGGGATTATCTTCCTCGCTGGGAAGAGATCGCCGCCGTTTTCTCCAAGGAAGCAGTCTTGAAGGGCTCCTTCGATAAATATGCGGATACGGCCCGGCTCAAGAAAGGCACTGCCGAGGTGGATAAGGCCTTCCTTTCCGAGATCGAGGTCTGGCGGCAGTCTCTGGCACAGAATATCGCCCTCCGCAATCCGAAGCTTACCCAGCGGGAACTCAATTTCGCCGTAGGCCGAACGATCGACCGGATCATCTTCCTGCGCATCTGCGAAGACAGAGGTATCGAACCGGACGTCCAGCTTATGGCCCTTCAGAACGGTATGAATATCTATCAGCGTTTGATTCAAATCTATTACAACGCCGACGATAAATACAATTCCGGCCTCTTTCATTTCCGGGAAGAGAAAGGCCGTTTTGAACCGCCGGACGACTTGACCCTTAATCTTTCCATCGATGATAAGCCATTGAAGGATATCTTCAAAAGCCTCTATTATCCTGAAAGCCCTTATGAATTTTCCGTCCTCCCCGCCGACATCCTGGGCCTGGTCTATGAGCAGTTTCTGGGAAAGGTCATCTATCTAACACCGGGACACCGGGCGAAAGTGGAGGAAAAACCGGAAGTCAAAAAAGCGGGCGGCGTCTACTACACCCCGACGTACATTGTCGATTACATCGTGAAAAATACGGTGGGAAAACTCCTGGAAGGAAAAAAGCCAGGACCCCGTGGGAGCGCGAGCAATATCCGCATCCTCGATCCCGCCTGCGGTTCCGGTTCCTTCCTTATCGGCGCCTATCAATATCTCCTTGATTGGTACCGTGATCAGTACATGGCAGACGATCCCGAAAAGTGGGCAAAAGGCAGAAACCCGACCCTCTATCAGGTCATTCGCGGCGAGTGGCGGTTGACAACGGCGGAGCGGAAGCGCATCCTCCTCAACAACATCTATGGCGTGGATATCGATCACCAGGCTGTGGAAGTCACTAAGCTCTCCCTCCTTCTCAAAGTTCTCGAAGGGGAAAACGAACAAACCCTTTCCAGTCAGCTCAGGCTCTTCCGCGAAAGGGCGCTCCCCGATCTGGGAAGCAACATCAAGTGTGGCAATTCCCTCATCGGCCCGGATTTCTACGATGGGAAACAGGCGGGGTTCTTTGATGAAGATGATCAGTATCGGGTGAATGTCTTCGACTGGGAAAAGGAGTTTCCGGAAATCTTCAA includes:
- a CDS encoding type II toxin-antitoxin system RelB/DinJ family antitoxin; translated protein: MARTAMINARTERELKEEVEKILKSLGLSTTEAINIFFRQVKLRRGLPFPVEIPNDETITVFRDSESGKGLTECKDADDMFKKLGV
- a CDS encoding N-6 DNA methylase, encoding MRTPVSKEIIELVERFDLHRESYHSGRYNETQLRREFIDPFFKALGWDVDNTVGHAEAYKDVIHEDAIKVGGATKAPDYCFRIGGTRKFFVEAKKPSVNIAEEIGPAYQLRRYAWSAKLPLSILTDFEEFVVYDCRIKPDKNDKASTARIMYLNDRDYLPRWEEIAAVFSKEAVLKGSFDKYADTARLKKGTAEVDKAFLSEIEVWRQSLAQNIALRNPKLTQRELNFAVGRTIDRIIFLRICEDRGIEPDVQLMALQNGMNIYQRLIQIYYNADDKYNSGLFHFREEKGRFEPPDDLTLNLSIDDKPLKDIFKSLYYPESPYEFSVLPADILGLVYEQFLGKVIYLTPGHRAKVEEKPEVKKAGGVYYTPTYIVDYIVKNTVGKLLEGKKPGPRGSASNIRILDPACGSGSFLIGAYQYLLDWYRDQYMADDPEKWAKGRNPTLYQVIRGEWRLTTAERKRILLNNIYGVDIDHQAVEVTKLSLLLKVLEGENEQTLSSQLRLFRERALPDLGSNIKCGNSLIGPDFYDGKQAGFFDEDDQYRVNVFDWEKEFPEIFKDGGFDAVIGNPPYLVMRSDKHPDAVTDYLKIYEVSQYKMDLFHLFIQRGIDLIRKDGRMGYIVPNTWLTLKFTDKLRKFILDQSEICEIVVFDHYVFKAADVHTALIFLYKTLPKTNHKIKIKKPSEISTSRELENCEPALVTQRSWANADGYVFETRLGGNAGGLVIKILNNWPRLDEVARASLGCQAYNSLKHTPEQIKKRVFHAATKLANDYLPELAGKDVSRYLITRERGEWIKYGPWLHDYRTMDWLTGPRILIREIAGKKSRHIQACYTEETYCHYKTILNVNPSSSTQLSMKYLLGILNSQLLSFLYPYVSNKIVTKSFPRLSVGDVKKLPVRTINFTDPADKARHDRMVALVEQMLTLNKKLAEANTDHDKTVLQRRIDAMDSQIDRLVYELYDLTEEEIKIVEEKD